Proteins from a genomic interval of Ensifer canadensis:
- the urtB gene encoding urea ABC transporter permease subunit UrtB, with protein sequence MYRILQTLLITLCLLVSAHVTGSRAADDLGALVSALGTAKLAELDDRIAALAKSGDPRVIPVLEALGEGNLYARKTDGGVFLTTEKGASLVLVNPLDGSDVGEVPKGELQKIKVNNAVRRAVRGALGGLTLFSADTGARLKAAQSMRQTPNADALEAIETALAAEKDATVRKALDEARAVTLLVSDRSDDDKRAAIKTLAEGGGREALGALTSARSSADASLKPDIEAALQRIEQAQAFWNAGQNVWYGLSLGSVLLLAAIGLAITFGVMGIINMAHGEMVMLGAYTTFLVQDVIRTSYPALFDWSLAIALPLAFLVTGIIGLAIERSVIRFLYGRPLETLLATWGISLILQQAVRSIFGPTNREVGNPSWMAGAFDLGGLTITWNRLWIIVFALAVFAALLFLLKRTSMGLRMRAVTQNRRMASSMGIRTPLVDALTFALGSGIAGMAGVALSQIDNVSPNLGQGYIIDSFMVVVFGGVGNLWGTLVGAFSLGILNKFLEPYAGAVLGKILVLVLIILFIQKKPRGLFALKGRAVEA encoded by the coding sequence ATGTATCGCATTCTGCAAACCCTGTTGATCACCCTTTGCCTGCTGGTTTCAGCCCATGTCACGGGCTCGCGCGCCGCGGACGATCTCGGCGCGCTCGTCAGTGCGCTCGGAACGGCCAAGCTGGCCGAGCTCGATGATCGCATTGCCGCGCTTGCCAAGAGCGGCGATCCACGTGTCATCCCGGTTCTCGAGGCGCTTGGGGAGGGCAATCTCTATGCGCGAAAGACCGACGGCGGGGTCTTCCTCACGACGGAGAAGGGCGCGAGTCTTGTTCTAGTCAATCCGCTTGATGGCTCTGATGTCGGCGAAGTGCCGAAGGGCGAGCTGCAGAAAATCAAGGTCAACAACGCCGTCCGGCGCGCCGTTCGAGGCGCGCTCGGTGGACTGACGCTTTTCAGCGCCGATACGGGCGCAAGGTTGAAGGCGGCGCAATCCATGCGGCAGACGCCGAATGCCGACGCGCTCGAGGCGATCGAGACGGCACTCGCCGCGGAAAAGGACGCAACGGTGCGCAAGGCGCTCGACGAGGCGCGCGCGGTGACGCTTCTGGTTTCCGACCGTTCCGACGACGACAAGCGTGCGGCGATCAAGACGCTGGCAGAAGGCGGTGGCCGCGAGGCACTTGGCGCGCTGACCTCAGCGCGCTCATCGGCGGATGCCAGCCTGAAACCGGATATCGAGGCCGCGCTGCAGCGCATCGAACAGGCGCAAGCATTCTGGAACGCCGGCCAGAACGTCTGGTACGGGTTGTCGCTCGGTTCGGTGCTGCTGCTCGCGGCAATCGGTCTTGCCATTACCTTCGGCGTGATGGGCATCATCAACATGGCGCATGGCGAGATGGTCATGCTCGGCGCCTATACGACATTCCTGGTCCAGGACGTCATTCGCACCTCCTATCCCGCTCTCTTCGACTGGTCGCTGGCGATCGCCCTGCCGCTCGCCTTTCTCGTCACCGGGATCATCGGCCTTGCCATCGAGCGCAGCGTCATCCGCTTTCTCTATGGTCGGCCGCTCGAAACGCTGCTGGCCACCTGGGGCATCTCGCTGATCCTGCAGCAAGCGGTTCGCTCGATCTTCGGGCCGACCAACCGCGAAGTCGGCAATCCCTCCTGGATGGCCGGCGCCTTTGATCTCGGCGGCTTGACGATCACCTGGAACCGGCTCTGGATCATCGTCTTTGCGCTCGCCGTCTTTGCAGCCCTTCTGTTCCTGCTGAAGCGAACGTCGATGGGGCTGAGGATGCGGGCCGTGACGCAGAACCGCCGCATGGCGTCGTCCATGGGCATCCGCACGCCCCTGGTCGACGCTCTGACCTTTGCTCTCGGGTCCGGCATCGCCGGCATGGCCGGCGTGGCGCTGTCGCAGATCGACAATGTCTCGCCCAATCTCGGCCAGGGCTACATCATCGACAGCTTCATGGTCGTCGTCTTCGGCGGTGTCGGCAATCTCTGGGGAACGCTCGTCGGCGCCTTCTCGCTCGGCATCCTCAACAAGTTCCTCGAGCCCTATGCGGGCGCCGTTCTCGGTAAGATCCTCGTTCTGGTGCTCATCATCCTCTTCATCCAGAAGAAGCCGCGCGGCCTCTTCGCACTCAAGGGAAGGGCGGTGGAGGCATGA
- the urtC gene encoding urea ABC transporter permease subunit UrtC, with the protein MITSFLLKSLDRSIVTVVALLLALAIAIPALNLLTAPDHPLHVPTYLVSLFGKYLTYALLALALDLVWGFCGILSLGHAAFFALGGYAMGMYLMRQIGARGSYGNPLLPDFMVFLNWKELPWFWQGFDMFWFAALMVVVVPGLLAFVFGWFAFRSRVNGVYLSIITQAMTYALLLAFFRNDMGFGGNNGLTDFKDILGFNIQADGTRAALFAASALMLALCLVLTAAIVRSKYGKVLVAVRDAESRTRFLGYRVEHIKLFAFTVSAMMAGIAGALYVPQVGIINPGEFEPGNSIEVVIWTAVGGRGTLIGPIVGAILVNGGKSIFTAAFPEFWLFALGGLFVLVTLFLPKGVVGTASAYLARRKAHRRAADAQRARDTLVAEPMAAE; encoded by the coding sequence ATGATCACCTCGTTTCTGCTCAAGTCGCTCGATCGCAGCATCGTCACGGTTGTGGCGCTACTGCTGGCTCTTGCCATCGCCATTCCCGCCCTCAACCTGCTGACGGCGCCGGATCACCCGCTGCACGTGCCGACCTATCTGGTCTCGCTGTTCGGCAAATATTTGACCTACGCGCTTCTGGCGCTGGCGCTCGATCTCGTATGGGGTTTCTGCGGCATCCTCTCGCTCGGTCACGCCGCGTTCTTCGCGCTCGGCGGCTATGCCATGGGCATGTACCTGATGCGCCAGATCGGCGCGCGCGGCTCCTATGGCAATCCTTTGCTGCCGGATTTTATGGTGTTTCTCAACTGGAAGGAGCTGCCCTGGTTCTGGCAGGGCTTCGACATGTTCTGGTTCGCGGCACTGATGGTGGTGGTGGTGCCCGGACTGCTTGCCTTCGTCTTCGGCTGGTTCGCCTTCCGCTCGCGGGTCAACGGCGTCTATCTGTCGATCATCACCCAGGCGATGACCTATGCGCTGCTGCTTGCCTTCTTCCGCAACGACATGGGTTTCGGCGGCAACAACGGCCTCACCGACTTCAAGGATATCCTCGGCTTCAACATCCAGGCTGACGGTACACGCGCCGCACTTTTTGCCGCATCCGCCCTGATGCTTGCCCTATGCCTGGTGCTGACGGCGGCGATCGTCCGCTCGAAATACGGCAAGGTGCTGGTCGCCGTGCGCGACGCCGAAAGCCGTACGCGGTTTCTCGGTTATCGGGTGGAGCATATCAAGCTCTTCGCCTTCACGGTCTCGGCGATGATGGCCGGCATTGCCGGCGCGCTTTACGTGCCGCAGGTCGGCATCATCAATCCCGGCGAGTTCGAGCCCGGCAACTCCATCGAGGTGGTCATCTGGACCGCAGTCGGCGGGCGCGGGACGCTGATCGGGCCGATCGTCGGCGCGATCCTCGTCAATGGCGGCAAGAGCATCTTCACGGCGGCCTTTCCGGAGTTCTGGCTGTTTGCGCTCGGCGGGCTGTTCGTTCTCGTCACCCTGTTCCTGCCGAAGGGCGTGGTCGGGACCGCGAGCGCCTATCTTGCCCGCCGCAAAGCCCACCGCCGGGCGGCAGATGCCCAACGCGCTCGGGACACCCTTGTCGCTGAACCAATGGCTGCGGAGTGA
- the urtD gene encoding urea ABC transporter ATP-binding protein UrtD, translated as MNQTISQTKPKSLLYLDGVSVSFDGFKALNSLSFVIEPGELRAIIGPNGAGKTTMMDIITGKTRPDEGQVFFKGDIDLTQRDEAEIANLGIGRKFQKPTVFESHTIWDNLELALNRSRGVLPTLFYRLTADDKARIEEILSIVRLNARRDDLAANLSHGQKQWLEIGMLLAQEPELLLVDEPVAGMTDAETAETAILLKEIARTRSVVVVEHDMGFIRELGVKVTCLAEGSVLAEGSIDFVSSDPKVIENYLGR; from the coding sequence ATGAATCAGACGATCAGCCAGACCAAGCCGAAAAGCCTTCTCTACCTCGACGGCGTCTCTGTCTCCTTCGACGGGTTCAAGGCGCTCAATTCGCTGTCCTTCGTGATCGAGCCGGGCGAGCTTCGCGCCATCATCGGCCCGAACGGCGCTGGCAAGACGACGATGATGGACATCATCACCGGCAAGACGCGTCCGGACGAGGGACAGGTGTTCTTCAAGGGCGACATCGACCTCACCCAACGGGATGAAGCTGAGATCGCCAATCTCGGCATTGGCCGCAAGTTCCAGAAGCCGACGGTGTTCGAAAGCCATACCATCTGGGACAATCTGGAACTGGCGCTCAACAGAAGCCGTGGGGTCTTACCGACGCTGTTCTACAGGCTGACGGCGGACGACAAGGCGCGGATCGAAGAGATCCTGTCGATAGTGCGGCTCAACGCGCGCCGCGATGATCTTGCCGCCAACCTGTCGCATGGCCAGAAACAGTGGCTGGAGATCGGCATGCTGCTGGCGCAGGAGCCGGAGCTGCTGCTGGTCGACGAGCCGGTTGCCGGAATGACCGATGCGGAGACGGCCGAAACGGCGATCCTGCTCAAGGAGATCGCAAGGACGCGCTCGGTCGTCGTCGTCGAGCACGACATGGGCTTCATCCGCGAGCTTGGGGTCAAGGTCACGTGCCTTGCCGAAGGCTCGGTGCTGGCTGAAGGCTCGATCGATTTCGTCAGCAGCGATCCGAAGGTGATCGAAAACTATCTCGGCCGCTGA
- the urtE gene encoding urea ABC transporter ATP-binding subunit UrtE has translation MLSVENVNLHYGAAQALRNVSIEAQMGKITCVLGRNGVGKSSLLRAITGQHPVSAGSIAFNGVTLEGMAPYRRAKEGIGYVPQGREIFPLLTVKENLETGYAPVKRADRSVPEDVFNLFPVLRSMLGRRGGDLSGGQQQQLAIGRALVTRPRILVLDEPTEGIQPSIIKDIGRAIRYLRDSTGMAILLVEQYLDFCRELADHVYIMDRGAVVHEGPPETLDTVEARRHLTV, from the coding sequence ATGCTGAGCGTCGAAAACGTCAATCTCCACTATGGTGCCGCACAGGCGCTGCGCAACGTTTCGATCGAAGCACAAATGGGCAAGATCACCTGCGTGCTTGGCCGCAATGGCGTTGGCAAGTCGAGCCTGCTCAGGGCGATCACCGGGCAGCATCCGGTCAGCGCCGGTTCGATCGCCTTCAATGGGGTGACGCTCGAAGGCATGGCGCCCTATCGCCGCGCCAAGGAGGGCATCGGCTACGTGCCGCAGGGGCGCGAGATCTTTCCGCTGCTGACCGTCAAGGAGAACCTCGAAACCGGCTACGCGCCGGTCAAGCGCGCCGATCGTTCGGTACCGGAGGATGTCTTCAACCTCTTCCCCGTGCTTCGCTCGATGCTGGGGCGGCGCGGCGGGGATCTCTCCGGCGGGCAGCAGCAGCAACTGGCGATCGGCCGGGCGCTCGTCACCCGTCCGCGCATTCTCGTGCTCGACGAGCCGACCGAGGGGATCCAGCCGTCGATCATCAAGGATATCGGCCGGGCGATCCGCTATCTGCGCGATTCCACCGGCATGGCGATCCTGCTGGTCGAGCAATATCTCGATTTCTGCCGCGAACTCGCCGACCATGTTTACATCATGGACCGCGGCGCCGTAGTGCATGAGGGGCCGCCGGAGACGCTCGACACCGTCGAGGCGCGGCGTCATCTCACGGTCTGA
- a CDS encoding LVIVD repeat-containing protein, with amino-acid sequence MSGIDLPTPDFTNNMKLIGHSPIGGRGDGLQLMVHRGFAYVAHPWSQGFSIVDVRDPKKPGAVTYAPAPANTWNIHLQTHDDLLLVINALDLFADVETFADEKTYYTKSVGDTVAGSGRKRAWSAGMSVFDISVPDRPRKIGELNIDGVGFHRLWYVGGRYAYASALFDGFTDYIFVTIDMADPTRPEIVGRWWLPGMNKAAGEAPTAPEGKRYALHHALVSGDTAYACWRDGGLTLLDIKDHANPKLIAHRNWSPPFGGGTHSPLPLPGRDLLVVADEAVLDHEEDGRKHTWIFDIREPTNPVSISTFPIPSEADYVAKGGHFGPHNLHENRPGSFVSETLIFATWQNAGIRAFDISDPYRPRETGALVPAAPTEMTDRRAGRPRVIQSADVFVDAAGIIYATDYNAGLAIIEYGG; translated from the coding sequence ATGAGCGGCATCGACCTTCCCACGCCCGATTTCACAAACAACATGAAACTGATCGGCCATTCGCCGATCGGCGGGCGCGGCGATGGTCTGCAACTGATGGTGCATCGCGGTTTCGCCTATGTCGCTCATCCCTGGTCCCAAGGGTTTTCCATCGTCGACGTGCGCGATCCGAAGAAGCCGGGCGCGGTCACCTATGCGCCGGCACCGGCCAACACCTGGAACATTCATCTGCAGACCCATGACGACCTGCTTCTGGTCATCAATGCGCTCGACCTGTTCGCCGACGTCGAGACCTTCGCCGACGAGAAAACCTACTACACCAAATCGGTCGGCGACACCGTCGCCGGCAGCGGCCGCAAACGCGCCTGGAGCGCCGGCATGTCGGTCTTCGACATTTCCGTTCCCGACCGTCCGCGCAAGATCGGCGAGTTGAATATAGACGGCGTCGGCTTCCACCGCCTCTGGTATGTCGGCGGCCGCTACGCCTATGCCTCGGCGCTGTTCGACGGCTTTACCGACTATATCTTCGTCACCATCGACATGGCGGATCCGACCCGGCCCGAAATCGTCGGTCGCTGGTGGCTGCCGGGCATGAACAAGGCCGCGGGAGAAGCGCCGACTGCACCTGAAGGCAAGCGCTACGCGCTGCACCATGCGCTGGTCTCTGGCGACACCGCCTATGCGTGCTGGCGTGACGGCGGCCTGACGCTCCTCGACATCAAGGATCATGCCAACCCGAAGCTGATCGCCCACCGCAACTGGTCGCCGCCGTTTGGCGGCGGAACGCACTCGCCCTTGCCGCTGCCCGGTCGCGATCTGCTCGTGGTCGCCGACGAGGCTGTGCTCGACCACGAGGAAGACGGCCGCAAGCATACCTGGATCTTCGATATCCGCGAGCCCACCAACCCGGTCAGCATCTCGACCTTCCCTATCCCCTCGGAAGCCGACTACGTCGCCAAGGGCGGGCATTTTGGGCCGCACAACCTGCACGAAAACCGGCCGGGCTCCTTCGTTTCGGAAACGCTGATCTTCGCCACCTGGCAGAATGCCGGCATCCGCGCCTTCGATATCAGCGACCCTTACCGTCCGCGCGAAACCGGCGCGCTGGTTCCAGCCGCACCGACCGAAATGACCGACCGGCGCGCGGGCCGCCCCCGCGTCATCCAGTCGGCCGACGTCTTCGTCGATGCCGCCGGGATCATCTATGCCACCGACTACAATGCCGGCCTCGCCATCATCGAATATGGCGGCTAG
- a CDS encoding substrate-binding domain-containing protein: MKHLTRSLLGGLIAASLTATPAFSAGIDGAPAPFDKGDVDIAVVSFLGGGDWLQAFEAGVKRQADALHVNLTVSQARNDNDTQRSLIEQAINLGVDGIIINNGRPEVLKDVAQKALDAGIKVVAYDVNLDNPKIPQIEQSDKDMARLVLEQAVKDKGDGFVGGAVYVAGFAPLDRRYAVWKDFAAKHNLTEKATWGVVNDTVPASVADQTKAVLTANPDISVIFTPWDEFAKGVKLAIDELGVANKVKIYGVDISTSDIQLMNEPDSAWQATAATNAAVVGEVSVRAVSLAIAGQFPGQSVLLQPTLVTRDDLAKGEIKTIEDLQEKFPAFRKSDAATAEWIPTATN; encoded by the coding sequence ATGAAACATTTGACGCGCAGCCTTCTCGGCGGCCTCATCGCCGCTTCGCTGACGGCGACTCCTGCTTTTTCCGCCGGCATCGATGGCGCTCCTGCCCCGTTCGACAAGGGCGACGTCGACATCGCCGTGGTCAGCTTCCTGGGCGGCGGCGACTGGCTGCAGGCCTTCGAGGCGGGCGTCAAGCGCCAGGCGGATGCGCTTCATGTCAACCTCACCGTCTCGCAGGCGCGCAACGACAACGACACCCAGCGCAGCCTCATCGAGCAGGCGATCAATCTCGGCGTCGATGGCATCATCATCAACAATGGCCGTCCGGAAGTCCTGAAGGATGTGGCGCAGAAGGCGCTCGACGCCGGCATCAAGGTCGTCGCCTATGACGTCAACCTCGACAATCCCAAAATCCCTCAGATCGAGCAGAGCGACAAGGACATGGCCCGCCTGGTGCTGGAGCAGGCGGTCAAGGACAAGGGCGATGGCTTCGTCGGCGGCGCCGTCTATGTCGCCGGCTTCGCACCGCTCGACCGTCGTTACGCCGTCTGGAAGGATTTCGCCGCCAAGCACAACCTGACGGAGAAGGCTACCTGGGGCGTCGTCAACGACACGGTGCCGGCCTCCGTTGCCGACCAGACCAAGGCCGTCCTGACCGCCAATCCGGACATTTCCGTCATCTTCACCCCCTGGGATGAGTTCGCCAAGGGTGTGAAGCTGGCGATCGACGAACTGGGCGTTGCGAACAAGGTGAAGATCTACGGCGTCGATATCTCGACATCGGATATCCAACTGATGAACGAGCCGGATAGTGCCTGGCAGGCGACAGCCGCGACCAACGCCGCGGTCGTCGGCGAAGTCTCGGTGCGCGCGGTCTCGCTCGCAATCGCCGGTCAGTTCCCCGGCCAGTCGGTGCTGCTGCAGCCGACGCTCGTCACGCGTGACGATCTCGCCAAGGGCGAGATCAAGACGATCGAGGACTTGCAGGAGAAATTTCCGGCCTTCCGCAAGAGCGATGCGGCGACTGCCGAGTGGATCCCCACGGCCACCAATTAA
- a CDS encoding ABC transporter permease: MTTTNSENQSPVSERVSAAIRASAVFILLIVMVAGFAIAQPAYINVSNLMSILQAVSVVAILGAGVTITLAVGGFDLSIGAVAASSVMAASYSMIVWGLGVYETVPLVLLFGALVGLVNAFLIVRLRVPDLLATLAMMFLLTGLQLIPTAGRSISAGLILPDGSTAKGAYDPSFLLIGRSSFFGIVPAPVVIMVLVAIVLFVLTERTRLGRLLFATGGNELATRLAGASVPRLKTLAYVLSGTLASLGGIIVAARVGRGDVSSGASLLMDSVAAALIGFAVLGLRRPNVFGTIVGAVFVGLLLNGLTMLNAPYYTQDFVKGAVLVGALALTYGLGRSQTR, translated from the coding sequence ATGACGACTACCAACAGCGAGAACCAAAGCCCGGTCAGCGAACGCGTCAGCGCCGCCATCCGCGCCAGCGCCGTCTTCATCCTGCTCATCGTCATGGTCGCAGGCTTTGCGATCGCCCAGCCCGCCTATATCAACGTCAGCAACCTGATGAGCATTCTGCAGGCCGTTTCCGTCGTCGCCATCCTGGGCGCCGGCGTCACGATCACGCTCGCCGTCGGCGGCTTCGATCTGTCGATCGGGGCGGTCGCCGCCTCGAGCGTCATGGCGGCGAGCTATTCGATGATCGTCTGGGGCCTCGGCGTCTACGAGACCGTGCCGCTCGTCCTCCTGTTCGGTGCGCTCGTCGGCCTCGTCAACGCCTTTCTGATCGTGCGCCTGCGCGTGCCCGATCTCCTCGCCACACTGGCGATGATGTTTCTTCTGACTGGCCTGCAACTGATTCCGACGGCCGGGCGCTCGATCTCGGCCGGCCTGATCCTGCCCGACGGCTCGACGGCGAAGGGCGCTTACGATCCGTCGTTCCTCCTGATCGGGCGGTCGAGCTTCTTCGGCATCGTCCCCGCGCCTGTCGTCATCATGGTGCTTGTCGCCATCGTCCTGTTCGTACTGACGGAGCGTACCCGGCTGGGACGCCTGCTGTTTGCCACCGGCGGCAACGAACTGGCAACCCGGCTTGCCGGCGCTTCGGTTCCCCGCCTGAAGACGCTGGCCTATGTGCTTTCCGGCACGCTCGCCTCGCTCGGCGGCATCATCGTCGCTGCCCGCGTCGGTCGCGGTGACGTCTCGTCCGGCGCCTCGCTGCTGATGGATTCCGTCGCCGCCGCGCTCATCGGCTTTGCCGTTCTCGGCCTGCGCCGTCCCAACGTCTTCGGCACTATCGTCGGCGCAGTCTTCGTCGGCCTGCTTCTCAACGGCCTGACGATGCTGAACGCCCCCTATTACACCCAGGACTTCGTCAAGGGCGCCGTGCTCGTCGGCGCGCTTGCGCTCACCTACGGCCTTGGCCGCAGCCAGACGCGCTAG
- a CDS encoding sugar ABC transporter ATP-binding protein, with protein sequence MPLLRIDGLAHAFGPTKALAGASLAISSGEIVALMGANGAGKSTLVNALAGTLAPDHGTMTLAGRAYAPRSPAEATDAGVVTVHQSTERVGAPGLSVADALLLHAYADGSAPFFLSRSAVRRKAAAMLENAGFALPLDRDFAELTAADRQLVAIARALSRQASLLILDEPTASISGRESERLYAILRRLRDEGLAILFISHRIADLNALADRAVVMRGGAVVGEFARPIDFDRAVETMIGRPLRAARPDARALRGAPVLEMAGIQLVSGGTPFDLNLHPGEVVAVTGVLGAGKSRLLQAIFGTRTLAAGTMRLDGEAYRPATPADAINAGIFMAGEDRHRSSLMPSDWPGSNLAATISLPHLAKWYPLGFLLGTREKQEAQRAIVTLGIKASGPDAPMNSLSGGNQQKVILGRWNAEPSRVLLLDEPFQGVDVGARHDIITAIRANTERATLIATSDPEEALEVADRILIIDHHTLTPAPHAEQTAEAIEA encoded by the coding sequence ATGCCCCTCCTCCGCATCGACGGACTTGCCCATGCTTTCGGGCCAACGAAGGCGCTTGCCGGAGCCTCCCTTGCGATTAGCTCCGGCGAAATCGTCGCTCTCATGGGCGCAAACGGCGCCGGAAAATCAACCCTCGTCAATGCGCTTGCGGGAACGCTGGCACCCGACCACGGAACGATGACGCTCGCGGGTCGCGCCTACGCCCCCCGTTCACCGGCCGAGGCAACGGATGCCGGCGTGGTCACCGTCCATCAGTCGACAGAGCGCGTCGGCGCGCCGGGGCTATCCGTCGCCGACGCGCTGCTGCTGCATGCCTATGCCGATGGCTCGGCCCCCTTCTTCCTCAGCCGCTCCGCTGTTCGTCGCAAGGCGGCGGCCATGCTTGAGAACGCCGGGTTCGCGCTGCCGCTCGACCGGGATTTTGCCGAACTGACGGCCGCCGATCGTCAGCTCGTCGCCATTGCCCGCGCCCTGTCGCGCCAGGCGTCTCTGCTGATCCTCGACGAGCCGACCGCGAGCATTTCCGGACGGGAATCCGAGCGGCTCTATGCAATCCTGCGCCGCCTTCGTGATGAGGGCCTGGCGATCCTGTTCATTTCCCACCGGATCGCCGACCTCAATGCGCTTGCTGACCGCGCTGTCGTCATGCGCGGCGGCGCTGTCGTGGGAGAATTCGCACGACCGATCGACTTCGATCGTGCTGTCGAAACGATGATCGGCCGCCCCTTGCGCGCCGCCCGACCGGACGCCCGCGCCTTGCGCGGCGCACCGGTGCTGGAGATGGCCGGTATCCAGCTCGTTTCCGGCGGTACCCCGTTCGACCTCAATCTTCATCCGGGCGAGGTTGTGGCGGTCACAGGCGTGCTGGGTGCGGGCAAGAGCCGCTTGCTTCAGGCGATCTTCGGTACGCGAACACTTGCCGCTGGCACGATGCGGCTCGACGGTGAGGCCTACCGACCGGCAACACCCGCCGATGCGATCAACGCCGGTATCTTCATGGCCGGCGAAGACCGCCACCGCTCTTCGCTGATGCCATCCGATTGGCCGGGCAGCAATCTTGCGGCAACGATCAGCCTGCCACATCTGGCAAAGTGGTATCCGCTCGGTTTCCTCCTCGGCACCCGCGAGAAGCAGGAGGCGCAGCGCGCCATCGTTACGCTTGGCATCAAGGCAAGCGGGCCAGATGCGCCGATGAACTCGCTTTCCGGCGGCAACCAGCAAAAGGTGATCCTCGGTCGATGGAATGCCGAGCCGAGCCGCGTGCTTTTGCTCGACGAACCGTTCCAGGGTGTCGATGTCGGCGCCCGGCACGACATCATCACCGCGATCCGCGCCAACACCGAGCGCGCCACCCTGATCGCCACGTCGGACCCGGAAGAGGCGCTAGAAGTCGCCGACCGGATTCTGATCATCGACCACCACACATTGACGCCGGCCCCGCACGCGGAGCAAACGGCGGAAGCAATCGAGGCTTGA
- a CDS encoding substrate-binding domain-containing protein, translating into MRYGLKRATTALVAFGFAGGASAAGLEGAPAPFDKGGVKVALISYISSGDFFQAYQAGAEAQAKALGIDLRVFPGKQNAAEQREQVQQAINLGVQGIVVDHGLPESLGDVVQQAVDAGVKVVAFDVNLNNPAVPQVEQSDHELARLALEQAVKDNGTSFKAGYVYVAGFAPLDRRNEVWDKFKTDNPDVVERARFGNVSDTTATSTADQAKAAFAANPDISVVFAPYDEFARGVKLAAADLGIAEKLKIYSADVSTADIQEIVEEGSPWVATVATNPAVVGAVSVRAVALKIAGQDVPKQILVKPALLTQEALRQAGVKTIEELAVKVPAFSASDAVTADWIPAKLF; encoded by the coding sequence ATGCGGTACGGTTTGAAACGCGCGACGACCGCGCTCGTGGCTTTTGGGTTTGCAGGTGGTGCTTCGGCCGCAGGGCTGGAGGGCGCGCCGGCGCCGTTCGACAAGGGCGGGGTGAAAGTGGCGCTCATTTCCTATATTTCATCAGGTGATTTCTTCCAGGCCTATCAGGCCGGAGCAGAGGCGCAGGCCAAGGCGCTCGGCATCGATCTGCGCGTCTTTCCCGGTAAGCAAAATGCTGCGGAACAGCGCGAGCAGGTCCAGCAGGCGATCAATCTCGGCGTCCAAGGCATCGTCGTCGACCACGGCCTGCCGGAATCGCTAGGCGATGTCGTGCAGCAGGCGGTCGATGCGGGTGTGAAGGTAGTGGCCTTCGACGTCAATCTGAACAATCCTGCCGTGCCGCAGGTGGAGCAGAGCGACCATGAACTGGCGCGGCTGGCGCTGGAGCAGGCCGTCAAGGATAACGGCACGAGCTTCAAGGCCGGTTACGTCTATGTCGCCGGCTTCGCGCCGCTCGACCGCCGCAACGAAGTCTGGGACAAGTTCAAGACGGACAATCCTGATGTGGTCGAGAGAGCCCGCTTCGGCAATGTCAGCGACACCACGGCAACCAGTACGGCCGACCAGGCGAAGGCCGCCTTTGCCGCCAACCCGGACATATCGGTCGTCTTCGCGCCCTATGACGAGTTCGCCCGCGGTGTGAAGCTCGCAGCCGCGGATCTCGGCATCGCCGAAAAGTTGAAGATCTACTCCGCCGATGTTTCGACCGCCGATATCCAGGAGATCGTCGAGGAGGGTAGTCCCTGGGTGGCGACCGTTGCCACCAACCCGGCGGTTGTCGGCGCGGTCTCTGTCCGTGCCGTCGCGCTCAAGATCGCGGGTCAGGATGTGCCGAAACAGATCCTGGTCAAGCCGGCCTTGCTAACCCAGGAGGCGTTGCGTCAGGCCGGCGTGAAGACGATCGAGGAGCTGGCGGTGAAAGTCCCGGCTTTCAGCGCCAGTGACGCCGTCACCGCCGATTGGATCCCTGCGAAGCTTTTTTGA
- a CDS encoding RrF2 family transcriptional regulator yields the protein MLTKKGKYGLKALVDLAQLEPGETAFITEIATRNNIPKKFLDAILLELRNAGILRSKKGPGGGYSLSRPASDIRIGQVIRTLDGPLAPIRCASRTAFEACDDCSDPVNCHVRKSMSGVRDAVASILDNMTLEQFAANDNGTEIVALRDAEVG from the coding sequence ATGTTGACCAAGAAGGGTAAATACGGGCTGAAGGCTCTTGTCGACCTGGCTCAACTGGAGCCCGGCGAGACCGCCTTCATCACCGAAATCGCCACCCGCAACAATATTCCGAAGAAGTTCCTCGACGCGATCCTGCTTGAGCTTCGCAACGCCGGAATCCTGCGCTCGAAAAAGGGCCCTGGCGGCGGCTATTCGCTTTCGAGGCCAGCATCCGATATCCGCATCGGCCAGGTCATCCGCACGCTGGACGGGCCGCTGGCCCCGATCCGCTGCGCCAGCCGCACCGCGTTCGAAGCCTGCGATGACTGTTCCGATCCGGTCAACTGTCACGTGCGCAAATCGATGAGTGGCGTCCGCGATGCGGTGGCGTCTATCCTCGACAACATGACACTCGAACAGTTTGCCGCCAACGACAACGGCACCGAGATCGTCGCGCTCAGAGACGCCGAAGTCGGCTGA